In the Colletotrichum higginsianum IMI 349063 chromosome 7 map unlocalized unitig_7, whole genome shotgun sequence genome, one interval contains:
- a CDS encoding DUF636 domain-containing protein, which translates to MADSITIKAQCLCKEHMFSASLAESALPLRAVCCHCTSCRRVTGSLYSSCAPWPNPSEDLSGLDKYSYSRHTDIFFCGGCSSKLFCRVVSTLGPAVYVVTGALENTPGLVEYSSHMFVGDTVDGGASVWLPPAKRWNGGRGSQELSLESSPASKGLLSASPPAGARASPSATPFHCHCRGVHLSLRSAADLKADPAEVSTTSCINPQSLKFKASADSCDSCRLTFGSDVNAWAFAPLTHIGFDVAGNSSPGLPEFPRSLAALRGAVTATRNRDARLGTLAVYDSSPDVERYFCSRCAANVFYAVRDRDGMVDIAVGLLHHPNGARAEGLLAWSYGKVGWDVDAAGGWREGIVTSVKSLSSEWMTPVREGQHIG; encoded by the coding sequence ATGGCCGACTCGATTACCATCAAGGCGCAGTGCCTGTGCAAGGAACACATGTTCTCGGCATCCCTGGCCGAATCCGCCCTCCCGCTGAGAGCCGTGTGCTGCCATTGCACCTCCTGCCGCCGCGTTACCGGGTCGCTGTACTCCAGCTGCGCGCCGTGGCCCAACCCTTCAGAAGACCTGTCCGGTCTCGACAAGTACTCGTACAGCAGGCACACCGACATCTTCTTCTGCGGGGGCTGTTCCTCGAAGCTCTTCTGCCGCGTCGTCTCTACTCTGGGGCCGGCCGTCTACGTCGTGACCGGCGCGCTGGAGAACACGCCGGGTCTCGTCGAGTACAGCAGTCACATGTTTGTCGGGGacaccgtcgacggcggcgcttCTGTTTGGCTGCCGCCCGCCAAGAGATGGAACGGGGGGCGCGGCAGCCAAGAGTTGTCGCTGgagtcgtcgccggcgtccaaGGGTTTATTATCGGCCTCGCCCCCCGCCGGGGCGAGAGCCTCCCCGTCCGCCACCCCCTTCCACTGCCATTGCAGGGGCGTCCACCTCTCGCTCCGCAGCGCCGCCGATCTCAAAGCGGATCCGGCGGAAGTTTCAACGACATCATGCATCAACCCGCAGTCGCTCAAGTTCAAGGCCAGCGCTGACTCGTGTGACTCGTGCCGCCTCACGTTCGGCTCAGATGTGAATGCCTGGGCCTTTGCTCCCCTAACCCACATCGGCTTCGACGTGGCCGGCAACTCGTCCCCGGGTCTCCCCGAGTTCCCGCGAAGTCTCGCCGCGCTCAGGGGGGCGGTCACGGCAACCCGAAATAGAGACGCCCGGCTGGGGACGCTGGCGGTCTACGACAGCTCTCCGGACGTCGAGCGGTACTTCTGCTCCAGGTGCGCCGCCAACGTCTTCTACGCCGTTCGTGACCGGGACGGCATGGTGGACATCGCGGTCGGGCTGCTGCATCACCCGAACGGCGCTCGTGCCGAGGGGCTGCTCGCGTGGTCCTACGGCAAGGTCGGATGGGATGTGGACGCGGCTGGAGGATGGCGAGAGGGAATCGTGACTTCGGTGAAATCTCTTTCGAGTGAATGGATGACCCCAGTCCGGGAGGGACAACACATAGGATGA
- a CDS encoding Amino acid adenylation domain-containing protein → MLSTDGRWKLTPRLHSVKFVFDAPTPADSPTPDEIVFENPFPAGVPGVPKRFVFRSPTTRGPEQDDTHTVHGPPGHGHDSPDAGTPPGEALLAVSRHTRASVFLRDVADSTAALSGVPKTEPWLKAPAPDKNESQTTVIALSAAAPDTHELSDFLSDWAIRLECRIKEQELELSATFDHHFSRPAVRLLLNDVEHVLWQLDNLFGEKTTLGNVKMLSPASQRHLVQLNRPLPKEEHVLVHDVIDQQVQSEPHAPAICAWDGNMSYSQLQQCTKQLAHHLSNMGVGPEVLVPVIFEKSLWSVVAILAVVRAGGAVVALDPSLPAARIRMIVQDVKASVVISSPGSQYRIPEEILPGNRVIVDESFCRRLPARTAATSLPPTKPPWTTPDNALYVVYTSGSTGKPKGVVVPHAAFCSSAKGFSKAIRLDSPSARVLQYSSFSFDISMLEILSTLMVGACLCIPSEEERMNNLARCISSMGVNWAMLTPSVASLMSPEEAPGLEVLCFVGEALPQAVADTWAGHVQAINAYGPAECSAITIVSEPRTKGVKSISLGRPANCAVWIVGEDGRLAPFNTVGEIVIEGPPVARGYLGDREKTGAVFLDDPGFLRGVTRDSGRCYRTGDLGRMRVDGSVDFLGRKDGQVKINGQRVELGEVEHHLARCLGSTNTPGSPKTTWDVAVELLRPIGADHGILTAFVTPASKSSTGVTTDGRIEILVSETDRTWHDTNSRFREASAELATVLPAYMVPRAVIACHRLPLSPSGKVDRKSLRGLGNGMTTQQLLRSPARGETASEVETETSVILPPGGLPESEAGSSVGQFTISSGNTKPSSEASLSLFSPSDSEVTPIEAVLRKAWAMVLGVPGDTISPEDDFFALGGDSIGAIKVVAACRRLALQINVASIFKNSVLRRMALVCKRAGEDDEDNPARSARCTTTPFQFLDPDAVPELREEASFQCDVRAEDIQDLYPCTNMQEGLMAVNLTRPGSYTGRWIHSLPQDVDLARFKSVWEHIHATSPILRTRFATTASAGSLQAVIRERVRWLAHHDLEAYLDEDDSRPMYPGDPLNRFALVTSGDGAVTFVWTIHHMLYDGWSLAMLCSRLNDLYHGRVAKPATDYRRFIAYTRELSPSASEYWKRELWGSPASSFPAASPDPRHQSFARAVVRDELAIDIDPSSGVTMSTFVRAAWALMVGHFSVSDDVLFGATVSGRNAPLDDIESVEGPTIATVPVRVRIDRKLAMVDFLRRIQDQAASMIPFEQTGIQGIKALNDDTRRACEFQNLLVVQAGGGWEETGPGPLLKPAYREEYTTFPVTCEAWLHPGRVEFATHVDEEVTSRVFVAHAIETVKIIMTQLARATIGTSCSSLKIADIAFDKVSCLSQSVCDNDQEPVKVSAMLHELITKQSRVEPERDAVVSTTDRLSYATLESMASALGQRLVDSGVSPGDMIPMCFEKSVWTVVALLGALKAGAVFVPLDPSQPISRLREVVAQVRARTVLMSAFQAKATDLGTLERIIVDRESLERPGSSDDPEMLATRSTPDSPAYVIFTSGSTGTPKGIVVSHAAFASSAAAHGSVFGMSRDNRVLQFSAYSFDASLFEILTTLIHGGTVCVAMEAERLESIGGFMRRMNVDLALLTPSVARIVDPAEVPSLRTLILGGEAPDGVLVKKWRDAGTRLFNAYGPSECSVIAACHCYSAHTDPRTIGLPVGCSSWIVNADDNEASLVADGDIGEMLLGGATLADGYLNDPARTAAAFVDSSSWPLESRPRDAGRLYKTGDLVRKDSDGNMVYVGRKDMQVKVNGQRIEIGDIESHLSGCLRFQRGVVVFPTKGPLSSQLVVVLEAENSHRSATGHPHAEESCNKEVDDIRQELSEKVPSIMVPAHWLGINKLSHKGFPLSASGKVDRKLITTWLEGLSGREPSIFGKTSQSSTELAVILPDDTPAYELAEKIYSLVPSRSLSPRSAIAGGFDDILLHASGLDSLNMMSLMHFIHTKYRTRVSMQFLMDEQTSIRSLAAFISRSSPRRNSVQASAPPATSQTIDIMAQVNRYDDELSRLSGSVPEASFSRPKNKDSGLNVFLTGASGYLGTQILRQLLERSDVGRVTALVRSSSPQAARSRVVDTAQKALWWTEFHDDKLDVWDGDLSRAQLGLAQERWDLLGDGHSFDAIIHNGAAVHWNKSYSALEAVNVGSTVQLLRLAIRNPSLRFAYVSGGRQWRSEVERDEDVALELASAMGYSQTKFVAEVLVKRAAERCRPLWRNIAVYRPGLVIGTATEGVANLDDYIWRLTSANIDIGAYNADDEDAWLHVSDAATTAAGAIRTALEPTPRGNAVESQEDGMTWGGFWRLVQASGYHIRPTPASEWFSALPLFDTRVIACPEEIKAFFYWVAVYW, encoded by the exons ATGCTGTCTACAGACGGGAGATGGAAGCTCACCCCGCGGCTTCACTCCGTCAAGTTCGTTTTCGACGCGCCAACCCCGGCGGACTCGCCGACCCCAGACGAGATCGTCTTCGAGAACCCGTTCCCGGCCGGCGTCCCGGGCGTGCCCAAGCGCTTCGTCTTCAGATCCCCCACGACGCGAGGCCCCGAGCAGGATGACACGCACACGGTCCACGGTCCTCCAGGGCATGGCCACGACTCACCCGACGCCGGGACGCCACCTGGAGAAGCGTt ACTTGCCGTCAGTCGTCACACTCGAGCATCTGTGTTCCTGAGAGACGTCGCAGACTCGACTGCTGCTCTATCTGGTGTCCCCAAGACTGAGCCCTGGTTGAAGGCCCCAGCACCGGACAAGAACGAATCCCAAACTACGGTCATCGCcctctcggccgcggccCCGGATACGCATGAGTTGTCGGACTTCCTCTCCGACTGGGCGATCCGACTCGAGTGCCGGATCAAAGAGCAAGAACTGGAGCTCTCGGCCACTTTCGACCATCACTTCTCTCGGCCGGCGGTGCGACTCCTACTAAACGACGTGGAGCATGTTCTATGGCAGCTAGACAACCTGTTCGGCGAGAAGACCACGCTGGGAAATGTCAAGATGCTGAGCCCGGCAAGCCAGCGTCATCTTGTACAGTTGAACAGGCC ACTACCGAAAGAAGAACATGTTTTGGTTCATGATGTGATTGACCAACAGGTTCAGTCAGAGCCGCACGCCCCGGCTATCTGCGCCTGGGACGGCAACATGTCGTACTCCCAGTTGCAGCAGTGTACCAAACAGCTTGCGCATCATCTCTCAAACATGGGCGTCGGCCCGGAAGTCCTGGTTCCCGTCATCTTTGAAAAGTCACTCTGGAGCGTCGTCGCCATACTGGCGGTGGTgagggccggcggcgccgtcgtagCTCTTGATCCGTCGCTCCCGGCCGCTCGGATCCGTATGATCGTCCAGGATGTAAAGGCATCCGTCGTAATATCGTCTCCTGGCAGCCAATACCGGATCCCCGAGGAGATACTCCCGGGCAACAGGGTTATCGTCGACGAATCGTTCTGCAGAAGGCTCCCggccaggacggcggcgacatcaCTTCCACCCACGAAGCCGCCTTGGACCACTCCGGACAACGCGCTCTACGTCGTCTACACGAGCGGATCGACTGGGAAGCCCAAAGGCGTCGTGGTGCCCCATGCGGCATTCTGCTCCAGTGCCAAGGGGTTCTCCAAGGCCATCCGCCTCGACTCCCCCAGCGCCCGCGTGCTGCAGtactcctccttctcgttcGACATCTCGATGCTGGAGATCCTGTCGACACTGATGGTCGGCGCCTGTCTCTGCATCCcgtcggaggaggagaggatgaACAACCTGGCCCGGTGCATATCCAGCATGGGTGTCAACTGGGCCATGTTGACGCCCTCGGTGGCGAGCCTGATGAGCCCGGAAGAAGCCCCGGGTCTGGAAGTCCTCTGCTTCGTCGGAGAGGCGCTCCCGCAAGCCGTGGCCGACACCTGGGCCGGCCACGTCCAAGCCATCAACGCCTACGGCCCCGCCGAGTGCTcggccatcaccatcgtcaGCGAGCCCAGGACCAAGGGCGTCAAGAGCATATCGCTCGGGAGACCGGCGAACTGCGCCGTCTGGatcgtcggcgaggacgggcGGCTGGCGCCCTTCAACACGGTCGGCGAGATCGTCATCGAGGGGCCGCCCGTCGCCCGTGGCTATCTCGGCGACAGGGAGAAGACCGGtgccgtcttcctcgacgatCCGGGCTTCCTCCGCGGCGTGACGAGGGACTCGGGACGATGCTACCGGACGGGCGACCTCGGGAGGATGAGGGTGGATGGCTCGGTAGACTTCTTGGGGAGGAAAGACGGCCAGGTGAAGATCAACGGCCAGCGTGTTGagcttggcgaggtcgagcacCACCTGGCGCGATGTCTGGGCTCGACGAATACTCCCGGGTCCCCGAAGACCACCTGGGATGTCGCAGTCGAGCTGCTCCGGCCGATCGGAGCTGACCACGGCATCTTGACGGCGTTTGTGACGCCTGCTTCAAAGTCGTCTACTGGTGTTACTACAGACGGCCGAATAGAGATACTGGTCAGCGAAACAGATCGAACGTGGCATGATACCAACAGCCGGTTCCGAGAGGCTTCGGCCGAGCTTGCGACTGTCCTCCCGGCTTACATGGTCCCCAGGGCAGTCATTGCTTGCCATAGACTGCCACTATCGCCCTCTGGGAAAGTCGACAGGAAATCTCTCCGCGGTCTCGGGAACGGAATGACCACGCAGCAGCTTCTTCGGTCCCCTGCGCGAGGCGAGACGGCATCCGAAGTTGAAACAGAGACATCTGTAATATTACCGCCCGGCGGCCTCCCCGAGTCTGAAGCAGGCTCCTCGGTTGGACAGTTCACCATCTCTTCCGGCAACACAAAACCCTCATCCGAAGCATCATTGTCTCTGTTTAGCCCCTCAGACTCTGAAGTGACACCGATCGAGGCTGTTCTGCGCAAGGCCTGGGCTATGGTGCTGGGCGTCCCAGGCGACACCATCTCGCCCGAGGACGACTTCTTTGCGCTCGGCGGAGACTCGATCGGCGCCATCAAAGTCGTTGCCGCGTGCCGCCGACTTGCGCTGCAGATCAACGTCGCCAGCATCTTCAAGAACTCGGTGCTACGGAGGATGGCCCTGGTTTGCAAacgcgccggcgaggacgacgaggacaaccCGGCACGCTCGGCTCGCTGCACCACTACGCCCTTCCAGTTCCTCGACCCCGATGCCGTGCCCGAGCTTCGTGAGGAAGCCTCCTTTCAGTGCGATGTCAGGGCCGAGGACATCCAAGACTTGTATCCTTGCACCAACATGCAGGAAGGTCTCATGGCGGTCAACCTCACGCGGCCGGGGAGCTACACCGGCCGATGGATCCATTCTCTTCCCCAAGACGTGGACCTCGCGCGCTTCAAGAGCGTCTGGGAGCATATCCACGCCACGTCGCCGATACTCCGGACGCGGTTCGCAACGACGGCGTCCGCGGGCTCTCTCCAGGCCGTCATAAGGGAAAGGGTCCGATGGCTCGCGCACCACGACCTCGAAGCatacctcgacgaggacgactcCCGGCCCATGTACCCCGGCGACCCGCTCAACCGCTTCGCGCTCGTGACGTCCGGGGACGGCGCCGTGACGTTCGTGTGGACCATCCACCACATGCTCTACGACGGCTGGTCGCTCGCCATGCTCTGCAGTAGACTCAACGACCTCTACCACGGACGCGTCGCGAAACCGGCAACCGACTACCGCCGCTTCATCGCCTATACCCGCGAGCTCTCGCCCAGCGCATCCGAGTATTGGAAGAGGGAGCTGTGGGGATCTCCGGCGTCGAGCTtcccggcggcctcgccagATCCGCGTCATCAGTCGTTTGCCAGGGCTGTCGTCCGAGACGAACTCGCCATCGACATTGACCCGTCGTCCGGAGTCACCATGTCGACGTTTGTGCGCGCAGCCTGGGCTCTCATGGTCGGCCACTTCTCAGTCTCGGATGATGTTCTGTTCGGAGCAACGGTCTCTGGCAGGAATGcgcccctcgacgacatcgagaGCGTTGAAGGACCGACCATCGCCACCGTTCCGGTCAGGGTCCGCATCGACAGGAAGCTGGCCATGGTCGACTTCCTCCGCCGGATCCAAGACCAGGCGGCTTCGATGATCCCCTTTGAGCAGACGGGCATCCAGGGGATCAAGGCCCTAAACGACGACACGAGGCGGGCCTGCGAGTTCCAGAACCTGCTGGTTGTCcaggctggcggcggctgggaggAGACCGGACCGGGCCCCCTCCTGAAGCCGGCCTATCGAGAAGAGTACACGACTTTCCCAGTCACCTGCGAGGCCTGGCTGCACCCTGGACGGGTCGAGTTCGCGACGCACGTGGACGAGGAAGTGACAAGCCGGGTCTTCGTGGCGCACGCCATCGAGACTGTCAAGATCATCATGACCCAGCTCGCTCGGGCTACCATCGGGACGAGCTGTTCCTCCCTCAAGATTGCCGACATTGCCTTTGACAAGGTTTCATGCCTCTCACAGTCTGTTTGCGACAACGATCAGGAACCCGTCAAGGTCTCGGCGATGCTGCACGAACTCATCACAAAGCAGAGCCGAGTCGAGCCCGAGCGGGACGCAGTCGTCTCGACGACCGATCGTCTATCGTATGCCACGCTGGAAAGCATGGCTTCTGCACTGGGGCAACGACTCGTCGACAGTGGCGTATCCCCGGGGGATATGATTCCGATGTGCTTCGAGAAGTCAGTTTGGACAgtcgtcgccctgctcggAGCCTTGAAAGCgggcgccgtcttcgtccccCTGGACCCGAGTCAGCCAATATCCCGCCTGAGAGAGGTCGTCGCCCAAGTCAGAGCCAGGACTGTCCTCATGTCGGCATTCCAAGCAAAAGCAACAGACCTTGGCACTCTTGAGCGCATCATCGTCGACCGGGAATCGCTCGAGAGGCCTGGAAGCTCTGATGACCCCGAGATGCTCGCCACTCGTTCCACACCCGACAGTCCAGCATACGTTATCTTCACCTCCGGGTCTACCGGGACCCCGAAAGGCATCGTCGTATCTCATGCGGCATTCGCCTCCAGCGCAGCCGCCCACGGTTCTGTCTTTGGCATGTCTCGCGACAACCGCGTGCTCCAGTTTTCGGCGTACAGCTTCGACGCCAGCCTGTTCGAGATTCTTACGACCCTCATCCATGGCGGGACGGTCTGCGTGGCTATGGAAGCAGAGCGCTTGGAGAGCATCGGAGGCTTCATGCGGCGGATGAATGTCGACCTGGCCCTCCTGACGCCGTCCGTCGCCCGCATCGTCGATCCGGCAGAGGTCCCGTCGCTCCGGACCTTGATTCTGGGAGGGGAAGCACCGGACGGGGTCCTGGTTAAGAAATGGCGAGATGCCGGGACGAGACTCTTCAATGCCTACGGGCCGAGTGAGTGCTCCGTGATCGCGGCCTGCCACTGTTACTCCGCACATACGGACCCTCGGACCATTGGTCTCCCTGTGGGTTGTTCTTCGTGGATCGTTAATGCGGATGACAACGAAGCGTCTCTGGTTGCCGACGGAGATATCGGCGAGATGCTTCTCGGGGGGGCGACCTTGGCTGACGGATATCTCAACGACCCGGCGAGAACAGCCGCGGCGTTCGTCGACAGTTCTTCATGGCCGCTGGAGAGTCGTCCGAGAGACGCGGGTCGTCTTTACAAGACGGGAGACCTTGTCCGGAAGGACAGCGACGGGAACATGGTTTACGTCGGCCGCAAAGACATGCAGGTCAAGGTCAACGGCCAGAGAATTGAGATCGGGGACATTGAATCCCATCTGTCGGGTTGCCTCCGGTTCCAGCGCGGAGTTGTTGTTTTCCCTACAAAAGGGCCATTATCAAGTCAGCTTGTGGTAGTGTTGGAAGCCGAAAATAGCCATAGGAGTGCCACTGGCCATCCGCATGCCGAAGAAAGCTGCAACAAAGAGGTGGATGACATCCGGCAAGAGCTGTCCGAGAAGGTCCCCAGCATCATGGTACCAGCCCACTGGCTTGGCATCAACAAACTGTCTCATAAAGGCTTTCCTCTCTCCGCCTCTGGAAAGGTGGACAGAAAGCTGATCACGACTTGGCTCGAAGGCCTGTCGGGGCGAGAACCGAGCATCTTTGGCAAGACGTCCCAGTCGTCCACAGAGCTCGCAGTTATACTCCCAGACGACACCCCCGCCTACGAGTTGGCGGAAAAGATCTACAGTCTGGTGCCTTCGAGGTCTCTTTCTCCCAGGTCGGCCATCGCTGGGGGCTTCGACGACATACTGCTTCACGCGTCCGGCCTCGACTCTCTCAATATGATGTCGCTCATGCACTTCATCCACACGAAATACCGGACCAGGGTCAGCATGCAGTTCCTGATGGACGAGCAGACCAGCATCCGATCGCTGGCGGCGTTTATCTCCCGTTCCAGCCCAAGGCGAAACTCCGTCCAGGCATCTGCGCCCCCGGCCACCAGCCAGACGATCGATATCATGGCTCAAGTCAACCggtacgacgacgagctgtCTAGGCTGTCGGGATCCGTCCCCGAAGCTTCGTTTAGCCGTCCTAAGAACAAAGACAGCGGCCTCAACGTCTTTCTTACCGGCGCAAGCGGCTACCTGGGCACACAGATACTGCGCCAACTCCTCGAGCGTAGCGATGTTGGCCGTGTGACAGCTCTCGTGCGCAGTTCAAGCCCCCAGGCAGCCAGGAGCCGGGTGGTCGACACAGCTCAAAAGGCCCTGTGGTGGACCGAGTTCCACGACGACAAGCTCGACGTCTGGGACGGGGATCTGTCGCGTGCGCAGCTGGGCCTCGCACAAGAGCGTTGGGACCTCCTGGGCGACGGCCACTCTTTTGACGCCATCATCCACAACGGCGCCGCTGTGCACTGGAACAAAAGCTACTCGGCCCTCGAGGCAGTCAACGTCGGCTCGACCGTTCAGCTGCTTCGTCTCGCCATCCGAAACCCATCGCTCAGATTCGCATACGTCTCGGGCGGCCGGCAGTGGAGGAGCGAGGTGGAGAGGGACGAAGACGTTGCTCTCGAGCTTGCGAGCGCGATGGGATACAGCCAGACAAAGTTCGTCGCAGAGGTCCTGGTCAAGAGGGCCGCCGAGAGGTGTCGTCCCCTTTGGAGAAACATTGCGGTATACAGGCCGGGCCTCGTGATCGGGACCGCCACTGAGGGCGTggccaacctcgacgacTACATCTGGAGACTCACCTCGGCGAACATCGACATTGGCGCTTACaacgccgatgacgaggatgccTGGCTGCATGTGTCAGACGCGGCCACGACTGCTGCCGGTGCCATCCGCACCGCGCTCGAACCAACGCCACGGGGGAACGCCGTCGAAAGCCAAGAGGATGGGATGACATGGGGTGGATTTTGGAGGCTCGTCCAGGCCTCGGGGTATCATATCCGCCCAACTCCGGCGTCTGAATGGTTCTCGGCG CTTCCTCTGTTTGACACCCGAGTCATTGCCTGTCCTGAAGAGATCAAAGCGTTCTTTTACTGGGTCGCAGTGTACTGGTGA
- a CDS encoding Metalloendopeptidase produces MASMTLKASMAVALALSQTALAAVFPANMYERSEIEAMPLEKRGAMSQWQLWDKGEIPYILEGLQHDLSDNIRDAMRTWEQNTCIRFLPKKDQAAWVNFKKYDEGCYSQRLGSPDKGEVQVNFDYPNAWEQMISLGTFKGCSAPGTAGQTLGHVIGLINEQQRPDRDQFIEVLENRIKKEFLDQFTINPDADTSVPFDYNSIMLYGRKAFAKHNAWTWLVGAWSLKDTMKSVTDKRINPWDTPTANDYAAVNAGYGCEEYFRRSIPECRAGAIPADGEHSSYSFLLDHWTEKYMRDNGYTHVAAHQNCRSNTLGQDTNNWGFTPLNGSGPNAQYNVTVDRCKKDFDRHASRYEVALCRGPDEGTCEVKCGLRRVCPIDANGQQVDSKAINIVDDALWVCHGH; encoded by the exons atggcctCCATGACCCTCAAGGCCTCCATGGCCGTGGCCCTCGCTCTGTCCCAgacggccctcgccgccgtgtTCCCCGCCAACATGTACGAGCGTTCCGAAATCGAGGCCATGCCTCTCGAGAAGCGCGGCGCCATGAGCCAGTGGCAGCTCTGGGACAAGGGGGAGATTCCCTACATCCTGGAGGGCCTCCAGCACGACCTTTCTGACAACATCCGCGATGCCATGCGAACTTGGGAGCAGAACACCTGCATCCGCTTCCTCCCCAAAAAGGATCAGGCCGCTTGGGTCAACTTCAAGAAG TATGACGAGGGTTGCTACTCTCAGAGATTGGGATCTCCCGACAAGGGAGAGGTCCAAGTGAACTTCGACTACCCCAATGCATGGGAGCAGATGATTAGTCTCGGTACCTTCAAGGGCTGCTCGGCCCCCGGCACGGCTGGTCAAACG CTTGGACACGTCATTGGTCTCATCAACGAGCAGCAGCGTCCCGACCGCGATCAGTTTATCGAAGTCTTGGAGAACCGCATCAAGAAGGAGTTCCTGGACCAGTTCACCATCAaccccgacgccgacacgTCCGTCCCCTTTGACTACAACTCCATCATGCTGTACGGCCGCAAGGCGTTCGCCAAGCACAACGCCTGGACCTGGCTCGTGGGCGCGTGGAGCCTGAAGGACACCATGAAGTCGGTGACGGATAAGCGCATCAACCCGTGGGACACGCCGACGGCCAACGActacgccgccgtcaacgccggcTACGGCTGCGAGGAGTACTTCAGGCGCTCCATCCCCGAGtgccgcgccggcgccatccccgccgacggcgagcacTCCTCCTAcagcttcctcctcgaccacTGGACGGAGAAGTACATGCGCGACAACGGCTACAcccacgtcgccgcccaccAGAACTGCCGCTCCAACACGCTCGGCCAGGACACGAACAACTGGGGCTTCACCCCGCTGAACGGCTCCGGCCCCAACGCTCAGTACAACGTCACCGTCGACCGCTGCAAGAAGGACTTTGACCGCCACGCCAGCCGCTACGAGGTCGCCCTGTGCAGAGGGCCCGACGAGGGCACCTGCGAGGTCAAGTGCGGCCTGCGCCGCGTGTGCCCCATTGATGCCAATGGACAGCAGGTCGACAGCAAGGCCATTAACATCGTGGACGACGCCCTCTGGGTCTGCCACGGCCACTAA
- a CDS encoding Oxoglutarate iron-dependent oxygenase, with translation MSKFSCERCGKITRDVLLHVHMNSYPCGRCGQTTSSLAIILDNVKRFSENTRRLFSILHDWTEEAATSGIALELGAAWPGDDDTQYPFGDCRTRCRAHLMPHISWSSLIGLDRHSSLRNAPIITSLFIKKSLPSSLLAWTIFQIVDHLPRLEQINCEHRLELELSEHDLHHSANSALFSIRGQMRRISLWVARSQSGAPRIPHDLGTAATRAAFQVKELAISHASEARQFFQLLNSKALANPEQISLEYLVHTCTLRQLYSQPAEVANLLLLASTAAKNMPHLKVMEVWSPGVGEGFFFRYEALESGVRLTVAATWQIRTDLRQAIQGWQQVAERHADQYFAYSVEKIDRRILTERDSICKQLKLFHLLREWDRT, from the coding sequence ATGAGCAAATTCAGTTGTGAACGCTGTGGTAAAATCACCAGGGACGTCTTACTTCATGTTCATATGAATTCTTACCCTTGTGGTCGATGTGGTCAGACGACTTCTAGCTTAGCCATCATCTTGGACAACGTCAAGAGGTTTTCAGAAAACACGAGGAGACTCTTCTCCATTCTGCATGATTGGACCGAAGAGGCTGCAACGTCTGGCATCGCGCTTGAGCTTGGTGCTGCTTGGCCTGGCGATGACGATACTCAGTACCCGTTTGGAGACTGTCGTACCCGTTGTCGTGCACACTTAATGCCCCATATCAGCTGGTCCAGCCTTATTGGTCTTGATCGACATTCATCCCTTCGGAATGCTCCTATCATCACTTCGCTTTTCATCAAGAAATCTCTGCCTTCCAGCCTTCTGGCCTGGACAATATTCCAGATTGTCGACCATCTGCCCCGTCTCGAGCAAATCAATTGCGAGCACCGACTCGAACTCGAGCTCAGCGAGCACGACCTACATCACAGCGCGAATTCGGCTCTTTTCAGTATACGTGGTCAGATGCGGAGAATATCTTTATGGGTGGCTCGCTCACAATCTGGGGCACCAAGAATACCTCACGATCTCGGCACAGCTGCGACACGGGCTGCTTTCCAAGTGAAAGAACTGGCAATTTCGCATGCTTCAGAAGCAAGACAATTTTTCCAGCTCCTCAACTCCAAAGCCTTGGCAAATCCAGAACAGATATCACTTGAGTATCTGGTTCACACCTGTACTCTCAGACAACTATATTCTCAGCCGGCGGAGGTCGCGAATCTGCTTTTGCTTGCAAGCACCGCGGCCAAAAACATGCCCCATCTAAAAGTCATGGAAGTATGGAGCCCCGGCGTTGGAGAAGGCTTCTTCTTTCGATATGAGGCTTTGGAAAGCGGTGTCAGGCTCACGGTGGCTGCTACTTGGCAAATTCGAACCGACCTTCGGCAGGCTATCCAGGGATGGCAACAGGTTGCGGAACGACACGCAGATCAGTATTTTGCATACTCTGTCGAGAAAATCGATCGCAGGATCTTGACTGAGAGGGACAGCATCTGCAAACAACTGAAATTGTTTCACCTACTGCGAGAGTGGGACCGTACGTAA